The Desulfotomaculum sp. genome includes the window GACCACAAAACGGTAGAAGCCTGCCCGGAGGGACACACTCCATACAGTTGCCAGTTTAATGGAAAGAATAATGTGATCCTTGCTTATTTTGACAGGAATGTCTGTTCGAACTGTCCCAGACAAAATGTCTGCCCGGTAAAATTTCGAAAAAATAATACAGTATTGCGAGTTGAACAACAGGCTGTATTTCTGGCCGAAGCCCGCGCACGTGAAGAAGATAAAAGGGCCAGAAAAGAAGCTACCA containing:
- a CDS encoding transposase; its protein translation is DFYVDGGYFSAGVEKQAQDTGITMHYTDMTGKKPDHEKLPLTAFKIKDHKTVEACPEGHTPYSCQFNGKNNVILAYFDRNVCSNCPRQNVCPVKFRKNNTVLRVEQQAVFLAEARAREEDKRARKEATSKRTALEGTNSSLKCSQGA